In Oncorhynchus tshawytscha isolate Ot180627B linkage group LG06, Otsh_v2.0, whole genome shotgun sequence, the following are encoded in one genomic region:
- the LOC112252939 gene encoding steroid 17-alpha-hydroxylase/17,20 lyase — MAWFLCMCVFSVVGLGLLLLQVKLRRSLETRGGPPSLPAFPLIGSLLSLRSNQAPHVLFQKLQQKYGQTYSLMMGPHTVILVNHHQHAKEVLLKKGKIFAGRPRTVTTDLLTRDGKDIAFADYGATWRFHRKTVHGALCMFGEGSASIEKIICREALSLCDTLRESGSASLDLSPELTRAVTNVVCSLCFSSSYCRGDPEFEAMLQFSQGIVDTVAKDSLVDIFPWLQVFPNADLRLLKQCVSIRDKLLQKKYEEHKSDYSDHEQRDLLDALLRAKRSAENNNTAEITMETVGLSEDHLLMTVGDIFGAGVETTSTVLKWAIAYLIHHPQVQKRIQEELDSVVGGDRTPQLSDRGSLPYLEATIREVLRIRPVAPLLIPHVAQTDTSIGKFTVRKGARIIINLWSLHHDEKEWKNPEMFDPGRFLNEEGTGLCIPSPSYLPFGAGVRVCLGEALAKMEIFLFLSWILQRLTMTVSPGQPLPSLEGKFGVVLQPVKYKVNATPRAGWEKSHLQTS, encoded by the exons ATGGCGTGGtttttgtgcatgtgtgtattcTCTGTGGTCGGGCTGGGTCTACTGCTCTTGCAGGTGAAACTTCGAAGGTCCCTGGAGACCAGAGGGGGCCCTCCGAGCCTGCCCGCGTTCCCACTCATCGGGAGCCTGTTGAGCCTGCGAAGCAATCAGGCACCGCATGTCCTCTTCCAGAAGCTGCAGCAGAAGTATGGACAGACCTATTCTCTAATGATGGGCCCACACACAGTCATCCTTGTCAACCACCACCAGCACGCCAAAGAGGTCCTCCTTAAAAAGGGGAAAATCTTTGCAGGAAGACCCAGAACA GTAACCACAGACCTGTTGACGAGGGACGGTAAAGATATTGCCTTTGCAGACTACGGTGCCACTTGGAGATTTCATCGTAAAACAGTGCATGGAGCCTTGTGTATGTTTGGTGAGGGCTCTGCCTCCATCGAGAAGATTA tctgtagggaagctctctccctgtgtgacaCTCTGCGAGAGTCAGGAAGTGCATCGTTGGACTTGtccccagagctgacaagagcTGTCACCAACGTGGTCTGCTCTCTCTGCTTCAGCTCCTCCTATTGCCGCGGCGACCCCGAGTTTGAGGCCATGCTGCAGTTCAGCCAGGGCATCGTGGATACGGTCGCTAAGGACAGTCTGGTGGACATCTTCCCATGGCTACAG GTCTTTCCCAACGCAGACCTGCGTCTCCTAAAGCAGTGTGTGTCAATCAGAGACAAGCTGCTTCAGAAAAAATACGAGGAACACAAG TCGGACTACAGCGATCATGAACAGAGAGACCTGCTGGACGCCCTGCTAAGGGCCAAACGCAGTGCTGAGAACAACAACACTGCCGAGATCACCATGGAGACCGTGGGCCTTAGTGAAGACCACCTGCTCATGACCGTGGGTGACATATTTGGAGCCGGAGTGGAAACCACGTCAACAGTCCTAAAATGGGCAATTGCCTACCTCATCCACCATCCACAGGTACAAAAGCGAATTCAGGAGGAACTGGACAGTGTGGTGGGGGGAGACAGAACCCCCCAGCTCAGTGACAGGGGGAGCCTGCCCTACCTGGAGGCCACCATTAGAGAGGTGCTACGCATCCGGCCTGTTGCCCCTCTACTCATCCCCCATGTAGCCCAAACAGACACCAG TATTGGCAAGTTCACTGTTAGGAAAGGTGCTCGCATCATCATCAACTTGTGGTCCCTGCATCACGatgagaaggagtggaagaacCCAGAGATGTTTGACCCTG GTCGCTTCCTGAACGAGGAGGGGACAGGTCTGTGCATCCCCTCGCCCAGCTACTTGCCGTTTGGGGCAGGGGTGAGAGTGTGTCTGGGGGAGGCGCTGGCTAAGATGGagatcttcctcttcctctcctggaTCCTTCAGCGTTTAACTATGACCGTGTCCCCGGGCCAGCCACTGCCCAGCCTGGAAGGAAAGTTTGGGGTAGTCCTCCAGCCGGTCAAATACAAGGTCAATGCCACACCAAGAGCAGGCTGGGAGAAGAGCCATCTCCAGACCTCTTag
- the borcs7 gene encoding BLOC-1-related complex subunit 7, with product MASVESQPRFGQSVKGLLSDKVGSCSGDVIALTRQVLKGSRSQELLGQAARNMVIQEDAILHSEDSLRKMSIITTHLQYQQEAIQKNVEHSKNLQDQLRHLLK from the exons ATGGCTTCCGTGGAGTCGCAACCACGGTTTGGTCAATCTGTCAAAGGATTGTTGTCTGATAAAGTGGGCTCCTGCAGCGGGGATGTGATCGCCCTGACTCGCCAGGTGCTAAAGGGATCACGGAGTCAAGAG CTTCTGGGACAGGCTGCCAGAAACATGGTCATTCAGGAGGACGCCATTCTGCACTCAGAGGAT AGTTTGAGAAAAATGTCCATCATCACCACCCATTTGCAATATCA ACAAGAGGCCATCCAGAAGAA TGTGGAACACTCCAAAAACCTTCAGGATCAACTGAGGCATTTACTGAAATGA
- the wbp1la gene encoding WW domain binding protein 1-like a, translated as MQCKKKEKLNTKFFLTGPPLVASLLFLSPAYFVGFVIPAEGIDETMALLLEITQSRLVCHGDNNQSYVCESDHCCGESQCCSYYYELWWFWLVWTLIIILMCCCVSQHRRYKQSFQQQRRQNEINLIVYREAHNNTQHLPLYLRFLPDYMLPTYEEVVDSTATPPPPYSPPPVSLSVHPAP; from the exons ATGCAGTGCAAAAAAAAGGAAAAGCTCAACACAAAATTCTTCCTGACTGGCCCTCCTTTGGtcgcctccctcctcttcctctctcctgcatATTTTGTTGGGTTTGTTATCCCAGCCGAGGGCATTGATGAGACCATGGCATTGTTGCTGGAAATTACACAG AGCAGGTTGGTGTGCCATGGAGACAACAACCAGAGTTATGTATGTGAATCAGACCACTGCTGTGGAGAGTCTCAGTGCTGCAGCTACTACTATGAGCTCTGGT GGTTCTGGTTGGTGTGGACTCTCATCATCATATTAATGTGCTGCTGTGTGTCTCAGCACCGGCGCTACAAGCAGAGCTTCCAGCAGcagaggagacagaatgagatCAACCTCATTGTATACAGAGAGGCCCACAACAACACACAgcatctccccctctatctca GATTCCTGCCTGACTACATGCTGCCAACCTATGAGGAGGTAGTTGACAGCACtgccactcctccccctccctacagtCCCCCTCCAGTTAGCCTCTCTGTCCACCCAGCACCCTGA